One segment of Marvinbryantia formatexigens DSM 14469 DNA contains the following:
- a CDS encoding leucine-rich repeat protein → MKNRKKVRKGGLRRAAALALAAVLAGSSVEIPATAQNGNAGSGAVGMETAVITAFSDLPEETRTQTLEIGADKADIQFPDTLTVTLSLPADNSGAETEPESGTEGVSETEAQSGTEGVSETEPQSGTEGISETEPQSGTEGVSETEAQSETKAAPEAEMPGTAENGTEAATQGAEENGTEAATPGAAEAGTEAAAQSAAETSAQPDIAAQAQQETAAVLQAEPARPSGQTEQIAGTEAAAQSMAETSAQPDTAAAAETGQAQQDTPSEGGILSSLLDTVFPPVTVHAAESQNTDAQITQNVMLTGITWKLDAEKSDAAEFRSDKEAAGNTYVYVPVLPETVNTEAAGGGTAQYALTVGDGVPLPEITVKIAEAANAYGTEIESGTTGNCVWAVYDKDGDGTADTLVIGTGTGTSMKNYYYNEEPPWRKYRTSITALVVEDGVTQIGEYSFARMEALQKADLSESLWNIGRYAFLECSSLESIKIPDDVSDIEIGAFSECYSLKSVVLPKRLEYIYSDTFRGCPLTSVDLPDTLKTIGQYAFGGSCLDKLILPENVSSIGETAFAGVNPEVVYNLSDVVLTYEIFYMDGTPGTVYSVTLRESGGETDTTRKVLPSQVASGTRYEGTEYDASFYFTDGGAEAWFMENEDGSVTEVAAENEETVFAGEPVFWRAKRMSGDGVTAEAHYTGDAESSYTLTVKDSETGEMLKEGEHYIQTIVSEDGTDADGNPTSAGTQPGRVTVRVEGILENGYGGTREVTFEIAAVARVELADGSVKEYTDVAEAFASVGANTATITLLADAEVSATLTVPAGSNITLKSEADESGNTYTLSGNVFNRQSGLIDVVTGGTLTLESGTVENGAGGNNAIAVNGGHFVLNGGTAAASANGHSGVCVYNGGTAEIIKGNVSGDIGVAAASEGSAITITDGNISGRATGVYVSGSGALVTIKGGSFSASNTVDKDDADGAALRIQTSGSALLSGGTYSGAYGIFIQSGNSVTLKDLLDGEAKYYQN, encoded by the coding sequence TGGCGGCAGTGCTGGCGGGAAGCTCTGTGGAAATCCCGGCGACTGCGCAGAATGGGAACGCGGGAAGCGGAGCTGTCGGCATGGAAACAGCGGTGATTACAGCATTTTCTGACCTTCCGGAGGAAACACGTACACAGACGCTGGAGATTGGCGCGGATAAGGCGGATATCCAGTTCCCGGATACGCTGACCGTCACACTGTCTCTTCCGGCGGACAACTCCGGAGCGGAAACAGAACCGGAGAGCGGGACGGAAGGCGTATCGGAGACAGAAGCGCAGAGCGGGACGGAAGGCGTATCGGAGACAGAGCCGCAAAGCGGGACGGAAGGCATATCGGAGACAGAGCCGCAAAGCGGGACAGAAGGCGTATCGGAGACAGAAGCGCAGAGTGAGACGAAAGCCGCTCCGGAGGCAGAGATGCCGGGCACGGCGGAAAACGGCACGGAAGCGGCGACGCAGGGCGCGGAAGAAAACGGAACAGAAGCGGCGACGCCGGGCGCTGCAGAAGCTGGCACGGAAGCGGCGGCGCAGAGCGCGGCGGAGACTTCCGCGCAGCCAGATATCGCGGCGCAGGCGCAGCAGGAAACGGCAGCCGTACTGCAGGCGGAGCCTGCCAGACCGTCGGGACAGACGGAACAGATCGCAGGTACGGAAGCGGCGGCGCAGAGCATGGCGGAGACTTCCGCACAGCCGGATACCGCAGCGGCAGCAGAGACAGGGCAGGCGCAGCAGGACACACCGTCAGAGGGCGGCATCCTGTCCTCCCTACTGGACACAGTATTTCCGCCTGTGACGGTCCATGCGGCGGAATCGCAGAATACGGATGCGCAGATTACCCAAAATGTCATGCTGACGGGGATTACATGGAAGCTTGACGCGGAAAAAAGCGATGCGGCAGAGTTCCGTTCCGATAAAGAAGCGGCCGGGAATACCTATGTATACGTTCCGGTACTGCCGGAAACCGTAAATACGGAAGCCGCAGGCGGGGGAACGGCACAATACGCGTTGACTGTCGGGGACGGCGTGCCGCTTCCGGAGATTACCGTCAAAATCGCAGAAGCGGCGAATGCGTATGGAACGGAAATTGAGAGCGGAACGACCGGAAACTGTGTCTGGGCGGTGTATGACAAGGACGGGGATGGGACGGCGGATACGCTGGTGATCGGCACCGGAACGGGAACGTCAATGAAAAATTATTATTATAATGAAGAACCGCCCTGGAGGAAATACCGGACCAGCATCACTGCCCTTGTGGTGGAAGATGGTGTTACCCAGATAGGCGAGTATTCGTTTGCGCGTATGGAAGCTCTGCAGAAAGCGGACCTGTCGGAAAGCCTCTGGAATATTGGACGCTACGCTTTTTTGGAATGCTCTTCTCTGGAAAGCATAAAAATTCCGGATGATGTTTCTGACATTGAGATAGGGGCTTTTTCAGAGTGTTATAGTTTAAAATCGGTTGTTCTGCCGAAAAGACTGGAGTATATATATAGCGACACTTTTAGAGGTTGTCCTCTGACGTCTGTTGATTTGCCGGATACGCTGAAAACGATTGGACAATATGCGTTTGGTGGGAGCTGTCTGGACAAGCTGATTCTCCCGGAAAATGTTTCTTCCATAGGGGAGACGGCATTTGCTGGAGTGAATCCGGAAGTGGTTTATAATCTGTCTGATGTGGTTCTCACCTATGAGATATTTTATATGGATGGAACGCCGGGGACTGTCTACAGCGTCACCCTGAGGGAAAGCGGCGGGGAGACGGATACGACCCGGAAAGTTCTGCCCTCCCAGGTTGCATCCGGGACGCGGTACGAGGGCACCGAATACGACGCATCGTTTTATTTCACGGACGGAGGCGCGGAGGCATGGTTCATGGAGAATGAGGACGGCTCCGTCACGGAGGTCGCGGCGGAAAATGAGGAAACCGTTTTTGCCGGGGAGCCTGTGTTCTGGCGCGCAAAGCGGATGTCCGGAGACGGCGTGACCGCGGAGGCGCATTATACCGGTGATGCAGAGAGTTCTTATACGCTGACGGTAAAGGACAGCGAAACAGGGGAGATGCTGAAGGAGGGCGAACACTACATCCAGACAATCGTCAGTGAGGACGGGACCGACGCGGACGGAAATCCGACCAGCGCCGGGACGCAGCCGGGCAGGGTCACGGTGCGTGTGGAAGGCATCCTGGAGAATGGCTACGGCGGAACACGGGAGGTCACATTTGAGATCGCCGCGGTCGCCAGAGTAGAGCTGGCGGACGGCAGTGTGAAGGAATACACCGACGTCGCGGAGGCATTCGCTTCCGTCGGGGCGAATACAGCGACCATCACCCTGCTGGCGGACGCAGAGGTCAGCGCGACGCTTACCGTACCGGCTGGCAGCAATATCACCTTAAAGAGTGAAGCGGACGAGAGCGGAAATACCTATACTCTCTCCGGAAATGTATTCAACCGGCAGAGCGGACTGATTGATGTTGTCACCGGGGGAACCCTCACGCTGGAGAGCGGCACCGTTGAAAACGGAGCGGGCGGAAACAACGCTATTGCGGTAAACGGCGGGCACTTTGTTCTGAACGGCGGAACGGCTGCGGCGTCGGCGAACGGACATTCCGGCGTCTGCGTGTACAACGGGGGAACGGCGGAAATCATAAAAGGAAATGTCAGCGGGGATATCGGCGTGGCAGCGGCTTCCGAGGGAAGCGCCATCACAATCACGGACGGAAACATCAGCGGCAGAGCAACCGGCGTGTATGTCAGCGGCTCCGGGGCACTGGTTACAATCAAAGGGGGCAGTTTCAGCGCTTCCAATACAGTGGATAAGGACGACGCCGACGGCGCGGCGCTCCGTATCCAGACCTCCGGCAGTGCGCTTCTTTCCGGCGGAACCTACAGCGGCGCATACGGCATCTTTATTCAAAGCGGCAACTCTGTTACGCTGAAGGACCTTCTGGACGGGGAAGCAAAGTATTATCAGAATTGA